Proteins encoded together in one Candidatus Hydrogenedentota bacterium window:
- a CDS encoding ISL3 family transposase: MAVDLLNLPSLRVTELDDGAVSGKGFVTVKAVVVGDTTHCPHCLGVRIHGHGVEERKVADTPLFGKPTKLVVQRKRFKCLDCDKTFSEPTPDLHDTRQATKRLVKFVQENGLRLTMAEVARQTGLANKTIRLFVDDYRNTEEKLRMPVTPRVLGLDEAMIGGVYRAVITNVESNDFFEILEGRTRQHLDAYFNPMPDKHRVEAVVTDLWNHYRATIQHHFPGIPQIADRFHVMRMASDAMENARKSVRQTLKAKQHEAERIMLKDRRFLLLGRQSELTAAEIVLLDEVKAKYPLLAAAHNAKEGFFALYDAPDRKTAEALFRQWKASIDPQVARWFTKVGVAVDDWHPQVFVYFDLAYTNAYTESFNRFIKDTNRFGRGYGFAVLRSRLLFNNITKHVEWPKIRGRATGGGAGSGTGAGAGTGAGRWGFTDSFMAPTVAAARVAMAPTPEHESNGQRYLWYGASIPKTCELLEAGYFE, encoded by the coding sequence ATGGCCGTCGATCTTCTGAATCTTCCTTCGTTGCGCGTCACCGAGTTGGACGATGGTGCCGTCAGCGGTAAGGGCTTCGTGACGGTGAAGGCCGTCGTCGTTGGTGACACGACTCATTGCCCGCACTGCTTGGGCGTGCGCATCCACGGGCACGGGGTGGAGGAGAGGAAGGTCGCCGACACCCCGCTTTTCGGCAAGCCGACCAAGCTGGTCGTGCAGCGCAAGCGGTTCAAGTGCTTGGACTGCGACAAGACCTTCTCGGAACCGACGCCGGACCTGCATGACACCCGGCAGGCGACCAAGCGGCTGGTGAAGTTCGTGCAGGAGAATGGGCTACGCCTGACCATGGCCGAGGTCGCGCGGCAGACCGGCCTCGCCAACAAGACCATCCGGCTGTTCGTGGACGACTACCGGAACACCGAAGAGAAGCTGCGGATGCCGGTGACGCCGAGGGTTCTCGGTCTCGACGAGGCGATGATCGGCGGCGTGTACCGGGCCGTCATCACGAACGTCGAGTCGAACGACTTCTTCGAGATTCTGGAGGGGCGGACGCGCCAGCATCTCGACGCGTACTTCAACCCGATGCCGGACAAGCACCGGGTTGAGGCGGTCGTGACCGACCTCTGGAACCACTACCGGGCCACCATCCAGCACCACTTCCCCGGCATTCCGCAGATCGCCGACCGCTTCCACGTGATGCGCATGGCGTCCGATGCCATGGAGAACGCGCGGAAGAGCGTCCGGCAGACGCTGAAGGCCAAGCAGCATGAGGCCGAACGGATCATGCTCAAGGACCGGCGCTTCCTGCTGTTGGGGCGGCAGAGCGAGCTGACCGCCGCCGAGATCGTCTTGTTGGACGAGGTCAAGGCCAAGTACCCGCTGCTGGCGGCCGCCCACAACGCCAAGGAGGGGTTCTTCGCTCTGTACGACGCCCCCGACCGGAAGACGGCCGAAGCTCTGTTCAGGCAGTGGAAGGCCAGCATCGACCCGCAGGTGGCGCGCTGGTTCACCAAGGTCGGCGTCGCCGTGGACGACTGGCACCCGCAGGTCTTCGTCTACTTCGACCTCGCCTACACCAACGCCTATACCGAGTCCTTCAACCGGTTCATCAAGGACACCAACCGGTTCGGGCGGGGCTACGGTTTCGCCGTGCTGCGGTCTCGGCTGCTCTTCAACAACATCACCAAGCACGTCGAGTGGCCCAAGATTCGTGGTCGGGCCACGGGAGGAGGGGCCGGTTCGGGTACCGGTGCCGGTGCTGGAACGGGCGCCGGCCGTTGGGGGTTCACGGACTCCTTCATGGCGCCAACCGTGGCCG
- a CDS encoding Arc family DNA-binding protein produces MAKEPSAATLRVSDEVRDLLRMAAEKEHRSMANMVEVLILRYCEANGISVDRKRQTGKAKT; encoded by the coding sequence ATGGCGAAAGAGCCTTCCGCAGCGACTCTGCGGGTGTCCGACGAGGTTCGCGACCTGCTGCGAATGGCGGCGGAGAAGGAGCACCGCAGCATGGCGAACATGGTGGAAGTTCTGATCCTCCGGTACTGCGAAGCCAACGGAATATCCGTTGACCGTAAACGGCAGACCGGAAAAGCAAAGACATGA